The following proteins come from a genomic window of Triticum aestivum cultivar Chinese Spring chromosome 6A, IWGSC CS RefSeq v2.1, whole genome shotgun sequence:
- the LOC123129971 gene encoding polyadenylate-binding protein-interacting protein 3-like: protein MGSLSSDKSSLNPNAKEFNLNPNAKSFTPLTSLRPHHPPALDATYYYPNNMGATGHGLPVGMGFPQAYGGQPVVYNAQPGSSPQGYMHPSGQQYGQQMMMGQTRPVYYYAPEMQQQQYRGRNF from the exons ATGGGATCTCTTAGCTCAGACAAATCAAGTTTGAACCCAAACGCTAAG GAATTCAATTTGAACCCTAATGCTAAGAGTTTCACTCCCTTGACTTCTCTGAGGCCACATCACCCTCCAGCGCTTGATGCAACATACTATTATCCTAATAACATGGGGGCTACTGGACATGGTTTGCCTGTTGGCATGGGG TTTCCACAGGCGTATGGTGGACAGCCTGTTGTTTACAATGCTCAGCCTGGATCTTCTCCCCAGGGTTACATGCATCCTTCTGGGCAACAG TATGGGCAGCAAATGATGATGGGACAGACCCGCCCTGTCTATTATTATGCACCT GAGATGCAGCAGCAGCAATACAGAGGAAGGAACTTCTAG